One Maribacter sp. HTCC2170 genomic window, CTGGGTTTTTAGAGCGGCGGATTTTTCTCTTCCGATACCGTCATCTTCAATACTTATTTTTATCGAATTTTTGTCCTGATATTCTATATTGATATTCAAATGACCTTTTTCTTCTTTGTATCTTAAACCATGCCAAATTGCATTTTCAATATAAGGCTGCAATAACATTGGGGGAATTTGATAGCTATCAACATCAATAGTTTCATCAATATTGATATTATAATCAAACTTGTCAGGAAAACGAGAGTGTTCCAATTTCACATAAAGCCTCAACAGCTCCAGTTCTTTGGAAAGCGGAATAAAATCCTCTTCAGAATTTTCCAAAACAGCCCGCATTAAAGTTGAAAACTCACTTAGATATCTATTTGCACTACGCTCATCACTTTTCGCAATATAATTATTGACCGAATTCAAAGCATTAAATATAAAATGTGGGTTCATTTGCGACCTTAAGGATTTTAAGGCCAAAAGGTTATTTGCCAATTTCTGCTGTTGGTTACTGCGATAAAAAAAGAAAGCAGCCAAGGCAGTCAACAGTAGCCCAAAAATCAAAGAATAGATCACCCACTTTTGCCGTTTGTTATTTTCAATCACCAATTGCTGACTTGTGAGGGCCAAATCATACTTACTCTGGGAAAGTTCCCTTTCTTGTTCTAATCCAGAAATCCTACTCTGTTTTGACGCTATTTCACGATTAAAACGGGCTGCTCGGGATATTTCTTGTTCTTTTCTTACATACAACGTATCTACAACCGCTACATATTCTTGATATGTCTCCAGTGCTTTGTTGAATTCCCCTTTTCGCTCATAAACCTCTGAAAGCTTTCTTGTAGCATCTTTTTGTACAATCAGGTCATCATCGCTATCGGCCTCTACAATACTTTTTTGAAGATAAGGTATAGCTTCCTCAAAATTATCCTGAGCGATATAAGCATTGGCAATTTTATAATTAATACGTTGAGAAGTTATTGAATCTGAAGAAACTGGAGAATTGTCTTTTTTAGAATCAGACGGAAGTTCTAAAAGTTCATCGACACTTTGCTTGCGCAATTGAATTTCTTTGTCATAGTTACTCTCTTTGTTGTAAAAATCGGCCACTTTATTTTTCTCTTGTATTGACCTTTGCGGGGACTGGCTTTCTGCCAATTGCAGAGAATTAGTGTAATAACCTTCTGCCTCGATACTGCGATTACCCTTAGCATAAGCATCGGCAATCTTCGAGTTTAGATCAGTAATTTTTGGGGTTACTTGGTTCTTTTCGGCTATTTTCAACCCCTCCTCATAAAAAGCGACAGCCTCATCAAAATTGCTCAACCCGAGGTAAGAATCACCTAAAAACTCATGTACCTCAACTCTTTGATAAGGCACTATTGACTTTACTCTTACTATTGGTTTTAAGGTACGCTCAGCATTTTGATAGTCCTTGTTCAACAAGTAAGCCTTACCTAGCAACAAAGTGGTTCTACTAGATTTACGAGCTTCAAGAGCATCTAGAAAGTTTGTTATCGCCAAATCATATTGTTGATGATACTCATAAACCTCTCCAAGCATGGTCAATGATTTGGAAAGCTCAGTATTATTACCCCTCTTACCTAATTGAGCAATAGATTTTGCAATGAAATCAATACTTTTTTCAATATTGTCTTTTTTGTAAAAATTCGCCGAATCTAAATACTGCTTATGGAAGGATACTTCTTTTCTAATTGATTTACTTTTACTGCTTTTATATTCTTGTTCAGAAAAGTCTTCTACCAGGACTTCAATATCTTCTTTGCTTCTAACTCTATAACGCACGGTAATGAATTCATGACTTTCAATAACCAGTTCTTCGCCTATTGCGGTTAGAATTTTAAATTCACCTAAACTATCTGTCAAGGTATACTCCCCACTACTAGAGGATATTTCAACCTGTGAAATAGGTGTTCGTTTCTCTTTTCCCAAGACCTTTCCTTTGATTCTAAATTTGTGGCTACCATCATTGATCTGCGAAAAAGTCATCAAGGTACCTAAGAGAACGAAAAAAAATATGTTGAAAATGTCTTGCATTGCTTGGTAATAACAACGTAAACTTAGCGGATTTATACAACACTAAAAAACGGACAACTCCCCAAATCGGTCTAAAATATTATCAATTTTCCGTTGTCACGAAACCAATAGTACCACTCACTCATTCAAAACCTGCTTATACTCATTACATGTTTTTTTCAAAAAAAGATGAAATTACTTTTACTCCATAAATTTTAAAAAACAACAATGAAGACCTCAATTAAATCTCAAATCAAAAAAGTGATTCTTTATTTAATGTTAGGATTTTTCCTGTTGTTCATCTTTAGGTTAGTATATGGATATAACTCTACCTCATCTCAAATACAGGTCTTTAATCAACCAGAGGTATTCCAGGAAATACTTGACCTAAGAAAAAACTATGCTTCCAAAAAACACAAAGCAATCGCTGGACAACCACTAGTAAGAATTGACCAGAAATATGAAAAAATAGCAGATATAAATAGTAATTCAAACTCCTTTGATCAAGCCGAAAGCACAATTCGAAAACAGATAAATGATTACAATGGATTAATACAATTTGAAAATAAGAATGGCAACAAGGGTTATCGCAATCTTAGTTTGGTTATTGGTGTTCCACCAGAGAATTTTGACTCAATATACCAACAGCTTATTAAAATTGGAACAATACAAGCCAAACAAATTACCAAAAAAGATAAGACCAACGAGTACAAAGAATTAAACGCAAGGAAACACTCTCTTGAAAAAATAAGGACCTCATTAATTAATTTGAAATCTGAGGGTGGCAGAATCGAGGAATACATGCAGCTTGAAAACCGTATTCTCGAAGTTGAACAACAATTACAGGAATTAGGCGTGAGTTTAGGCAATTTTGATGAGGAGAACGAATTTTGTACGGTTAAGTTCTCACTATCAGAAACCCTGACTAAGCATATAAGCCTTTTACACAGAGTAAAAGTGGCACTAGAGTGGACAATTTCTACATATCTTAAACTACTTCTCGCTCTTTCATTAATGTTAGGTTTCTCGTATTTGAGCCTAGTAACCTTGGATAAAATTCGTAACAAAAAACAATAATATAAAAACAAATAAACTATGAAAAAATCAGAACTCATATTGAGTATTTGCCTTTTGACAACGACAATTACCACCGTTTTCGGTTGTGAAACAAAAGCAAAAAGAATCATCAATGATCCCATTATTGCACAAACCATAATAGCAGATGAAAAAGAAACGAACAACACCGTAAAGATTGCCCTACTATTAGATACAAGTAACAGTATGGATGGTTTAATAAATCAGGCCAAATCCCAACTCTGGGACATAGTGAACAAATTTACGTATGCCAAATGCGGAAATGATGCAAGGCCCAAATTACAAATAGCTCTTTACCAATATGGTAATGACGATTTATCCTCACGTGAAGGATACATTCAGCAAGTTCTTGATTTTAGTGGTGACTTGGACGAAATATCAGAAAAACTATTTTCACTGACCACAAACGGCGGTGAAGAATATTGTGGTCAAGTAATTCACACCTCATTAAAACAACTTAATTGGGGTAATAACCCTGATAATCTGAAGATGATTTTCATTGCTGGGAACGAACCCTTCACACAAGGCAAATTAAACTATAAAGACGCCATTTCAAATGCTAAAGAGAAAGATGTTATTGTGAATACAATTTTCTGTGGGGACTATGAACAAGGCATAAATACTGATTGGAAAAACGGTGCCAGATTAACTGGTGGCGAGTACATGGCCATTGACCACAATAGAAAAGTGGTTCATATTGAAACCCCATATGACGATATCATCATCAAATTGAATGGCAAATTAAATCACACCTATATTGGATATGGTACCAAAGGAGCTTCGAAAATGAAAATGCAACGAGTTCAAGACGCAAATGCCATGGAAATGGAAGAAGCCATTGCAGTAAAGAGAACTGTAAGCAAAAGCTCAAGGCTTTATGGAAACTCGAGCTGGGATTTGGTGGACGCCAGTGATGATAAGGATTTTGATGTATCTAAAGTCAATAAGGATGAGTTGCCAAAAGAGCTTAGAAACAAATCCAAAGCCGAACTTGAATTATACATAAGCCAACAAAAAACGGAACGGAAGAAAATTCAAAATGAAATTCAAGAATTGAACAAGAAACGTGAGGTGTTCATTAAAAAAAGTCAAAGTGAAAATACAACTGGCGAACTAGAAAATGCCATGTTGGAGGCCATAAAAAAACAAGCAGAGAAGAAAAACTACAAATGGGAATAGACACCTAGCATATTGTTGAACATGTTTAGTTGGTGTTTGGGAAAGGGGTCCGGTCTTCACATAGACGGGCCCTTTTTATTGAGCTGCGGGGCAATAACAATCATATCTACGCTCTGATTGCCCAAAATCGTAACCTAATGTAATTTGATGAAAACCACCATTATCAAAACGAATGTCCCCCATTTGATATGAGTAATTATAAGAAACCATGAAGTTTTTGAAATTAGCACCAACTATTGGGGTAATCAATTGCAAACGTTGCTCCCCGAAAGAGCCATCTACCAAAAATTGAGCGCCATCAAAACTTCTTCGATACGAAACTCCCCCCCAGATTCTCCCGAAATCCACATCTTTATAAACCTTGGCATTTATATCAACTGACTTTTCTTCGGTGAACTCAGTAAGTTGGAACATAACCGAAGGTTCATATTGCCATTCATTCTTACCAAAAATATAACCTGCTGATATTAAGTATCGTCTAAGGTTATCAAATTCTATAGCCGTATACAAATCCCTCCCACTACCTAAAGCGTTCAAGATTGAGAAATGGGCATAAAATTCCATAAGATTATAAGACATTCCAAAATCAACATTAAAATAACTAACACTGTTGTTCGCACCTGTTATTATAGGATCAGGAATAACAGAGCGGAACTCAGATTCATCCAAATTACTTTGTAAAATACCGCCACTAAGTCCAAATGAGAGTTGATTTAAGTATCTAATATCACCACCAAGTTTTAAATGGTGTGCATAGGTCAATTTTAAGCCAGTTTGTGAATGATAACCGTTAGCGTCATTAAAGAAAATTGCTCCTACCCCACTAGGACTGTCCCCTAGCCTAAAATGAGCGTTGAGGGTTTGTAAATTTGGGGCCTCATCAACAGAAAACCACTGCTTTCTTATTGTGGCCCTAATTTTACCCCCTTCGCTGATACCAGCCATTGAAGGGTGCACTAAATAATAATTATCTGATAAATAATCAAAGTAAACAGGAACACCTTCTTGTCCCATTGACTTAAAGCCAAAAGCCATTAAAGCAAAACATAGCAATAACTGAAGTTTCATATAGATGTTGGGAATTTCTACTTAATATCGACTAAATATAAAGTATAACGGCTTAAACGCAACATTATTATATGACAACTAACTAGTAATAACTTTGTATTTTTGCATAAAACATTTTGAATGAAAGAGTACACGATAACAGTGAAACAAACCAATAACCCGGCGGTTTTAAAATTTGAAACAAACCATTTTATTACTAAAAACAATAATTATGAGTTTAAGAACATTGATGAGGCAAAGAATTCACCTTTGGCACAGCAACTGTTCTACCTTCCATTCATCAAAACAGTATATTTTTCAGGAAATTTTATAGGTCTTGAGCGATTTGATATTGTAGAGTGGGCAGATGTAAAAGATGAAGTGGCACAGCAATTGGTTGAATACTTAAATTCAGGAGAACCAATAGTCATTGAAGAAGAACAAGGGAAAAAAGTACCTATCACTGTCTATGCGGAAGTTACACCAAATCCTTCCGTTATGAAGTTTGTGTCAAACAAACGTATTGTGCCAACAGCTTTTGAATTTAAGAATATTGACGAAGCAAAGGATTCTGCATTGGCCCAACAATTATTTCAATTACCTTTTGTGAAAGAGGTTTTCTTTGATGAAAACTATGTTTCTGTTAACAAATTCGATGTTGCCGAATGGGAAGACATAACAATGCCTCTTCGCGAAATGGTAAGGGATTTTCTAGCAGAAGGCAATGAAGTTGTTACAGTGTCCGCCATCACCCTTAAGAGTGCTGAAGCTCCAAAATCTCAATTGAACAATGAATCCTTGGATGACACCTCTAAACAAATTGTCGATATTCTTGAAGAATATGTTAAACCCGCTGTTGCAAGTGATGGCGGAAACATTCTTTTTCAATCCTATGAAAAAGATACCAAAACGGTGAATGTTATTTTACAAGGGGCATGTAGTGGCTGCCCATCTTCAACTTTTACATTAAAAAATGGTATTGAAACAATGCTCAAGAATATGATGGGTGATAAGGTCAATGAAGTTGTTGCTTTGAACGGCTGATTTTAGGCTTTTTACTAGCCTTTCATCTTTTTAATCATTAATTTTAGGGGAACTATAAAATACACTAATTATGTCAGTTTTAAAAGTAATCGAAGTATTGGCAAATTCCGATAAAAGTTGGGAAGATGCCGCTCAAACAGCAGTAGAACAAGCATCAAAGTCCGTTAAAAATATACGCTCTGTATATATCAACGAGCAAAGTGCAACTGTAAAAGACGGTAAAATGGATAACTATAGAGTTAATGTGAAAATCACCTTCGAAGTGAAATAGTTATCTTTTAAAAAAGAACAAAAAAGCACCCGTTATGGGTGCTTTTTTATTTTCGTAAACTCCTTATAAAACAGGATTCTTGGTTAGGATTTATTTCTTTCCCTGAAGAATGAAATCCTTTAAATAATATGGTTCAAAATAGGCCACATCTTCAAAATCTTTCTCTTTATATTTTTCAAATGACAGTGCTCCCATTTCCTTTGCCGATGGAACCAGAGAAGAATTAAAAGAGATATTTTCACCATTTAGAAGTTCTTTGCATTTTTCAGCTCCACTGCCTAACAATAAAACTTTTCCTTTTTCAATATATTCTTGAAATGAATGAGCATCTATAATTTCAGCTCGGGTTTCCCTGATTTCAGTTAAAGTATTATCAAAAACAGTTGAATAAACTTCCATTCTACGGGCATCCAACAAAGGGATGAAATAATCGACCTTTAATTTTCGGGCCTGCTCCGCCATGTTCTTTAATGTAGGTAACGCAATTAAAGGCACGCCTAGTGCAAAACAAAGGCCCTTGGCAGCAGAAACACCTATTCGTAATCCAGTGTAAGACCCCGGTCCTTTACTAACTGCGACGGCGTCCAAATCACTTAATGATAAGGAAGCCTCTTTTAAAACCTGTTGAACAAAAACATGCAATTGTTCAGAATGCGAATAGTTAGGGGTGTTATGCTCTTTGAGAGCTAGTACCTCTCCTTCCTTAGCAACAGAAACAGAGCAATTCGTCGTTGCGGTTTCTAAATTCAGAATTAAAGCCATAGTCGGCAAAGATATAAATAAAAAGACCTACCGCTTATATAAGAGATAGGTCTATATTCTTTAAAATTTTACCTTAATTCAATGAGATTGGGATTCCAAAATAGAATTCCAAAATCTTCAATCTGAAGATGTAATTGTATTTGGTTCTTATTACATCTGCCTCTGCATTGTCAACCCTGGACTGAGCTTGACTAAAATCAAAAGAATTCATAAGCCC contains:
- a CDS encoding histidine kinase, with the protein product MQDIFNIFFFVLLGTLMTFSQINDGSHKFRIKGKVLGKEKRTPISQVEISSSSGEYTLTDSLGEFKILTAIGEELVIESHEFITVRYRVRSKEDIEVLVEDFSEQEYKSSKSKSIRKEVSFHKQYLDSANFYKKDNIEKSIDFIAKSIAQLGKRGNNTELSKSLTMLGEVYEYHQQYDLAITNFLDALEARKSSRTTLLLGKAYLLNKDYQNAERTLKPIVRVKSIVPYQRVEVHEFLGDSYLGLSNFDEAVAFYEEGLKIAEKNQVTPKITDLNSKIADAYAKGNRSIEAEGYYTNSLQLAESQSPQRSIQEKNKVADFYNKESNYDKEIQLRKQSVDELLELPSDSKKDNSPVSSDSITSQRINYKIANAYIAQDNFEEAIPYLQKSIVEADSDDDLIVQKDATRKLSEVYERKGEFNKALETYQEYVAVVDTLYVRKEQEISRAARFNREIASKQSRISGLEQERELSQSKYDLALTSQQLVIENNKRQKWVIYSLIFGLLLTALAAFFFYRSNQQQKLANNLLALKSLRSQMNPHFIFNALNSVNNYIAKSDERSANRYLSEFSTLMRAVLENSEEDFIPLSKELELLRLYVKLEHSRFPDKFDYNINIDETIDVDSYQIPPMLLQPYIENAIWHGLRYKEEKGHLNINIEYQDKNSIKISIEDDGIGREKSAALKTQNQKKQKSKGMGNISKRISILNDMYKDKVDVHISDLSEDGKGTRVLFTLNKDQ
- a CDS encoding DUF4349 domain-containing protein; the encoded protein is MKTSIKSQIKKVILYLMLGFFLLFIFRLVYGYNSTSSQIQVFNQPEVFQEILDLRKNYASKKHKAIAGQPLVRIDQKYEKIADINSNSNSFDQAESTIRKQINDYNGLIQFENKNGNKGYRNLSLVIGVPPENFDSIYQQLIKIGTIQAKQITKKDKTNEYKELNARKHSLEKIRTSLINLKSEGGRIEEYMQLENRILEVEQQLQELGVSLGNFDEENEFCTVKFSLSETLTKHISLLHRVKVALEWTISTYLKLLLALSLMLGFSYLSLVTLDKIRNKKQ
- a CDS encoding vWA domain-containing protein codes for the protein MKKSELILSICLLTTTITTVFGCETKAKRIINDPIIAQTIIADEKETNNTVKIALLLDTSNSMDGLINQAKSQLWDIVNKFTYAKCGNDARPKLQIALYQYGNDDLSSREGYIQQVLDFSGDLDEISEKLFSLTTNGGEEYCGQVIHTSLKQLNWGNNPDNLKMIFIAGNEPFTQGKLNYKDAISNAKEKDVIVNTIFCGDYEQGINTDWKNGARLTGGEYMAIDHNRKVVHIETPYDDIIIKLNGKLNHTYIGYGTKGASKMKMQRVQDANAMEMEEAIAVKRTVSKSSRLYGNSSWDLVDASDDKDFDVSKVNKDELPKELRNKSKAELELYISQQKTERKKIQNEIQELNKKREVFIKKSQSENTTGELENAMLEAIKKQAEKKNYKWE
- a CDS encoding type IX secretion system membrane protein PorP/SprF, with product MKLQLLLCFALMAFGFKSMGQEGVPVYFDYLSDNYYLVHPSMAGISEGGKIRATIRKQWFSVDEAPNLQTLNAHFRLGDSPSGVGAIFFNDANGYHSQTGLKLTYAHHLKLGGDIRYLNQLSFGLSGGILQSNLDESEFRSVIPDPIITGANNSVSYFNVDFGMSYNLMEFYAHFSILNALGSGRDLYTAIEFDNLRRYLISAGYIFGKNEWQYEPSVMFQLTEFTEEKSVDINAKVYKDVDFGRIWGGVSYRRSFDGAQFLVDGSFGEQRLQLITPIVGANFKNFMVSYNYSYQMGDIRFDNGGFHQITLGYDFGQSERRYDCYCPAAQ
- a CDS encoding NifU family protein produces the protein MKEYTITVKQTNNPAVLKFETNHFITKNNNYEFKNIDEAKNSPLAQQLFYLPFIKTVYFSGNFIGLERFDIVEWADVKDEVAQQLVEYLNSGEPIVIEEEQGKKVPITVYAEVTPNPSVMKFVSNKRIVPTAFEFKNIDEAKDSALAQQLFQLPFVKEVFFDENYVSVNKFDVAEWEDITMPLREMVRDFLAEGNEVVTVSAITLKSAEAPKSQLNNESLDDTSKQIVDILEEYVKPAVASDGGNILFQSYEKDTKTVNVILQGACSGCPSSTFTLKNGIETMLKNMMGDKVNEVVALNG
- a CDS encoding dodecin family protein; protein product: MSVLKVIEVLANSDKSWEDAAQTAVEQASKSVKNIRSVYINEQSATVKDGKMDNYRVNVKITFEVK
- the tsaB gene encoding tRNA (adenosine(37)-N6)-threonylcarbamoyltransferase complex dimerization subunit type 1 TsaB, which codes for MALILNLETATTNCSVSVAKEGEVLALKEHNTPNYSHSEQLHVFVQQVLKEASLSLSDLDAVAVSKGPGSYTGLRIGVSAAKGLCFALGVPLIALPTLKNMAEQARKLKVDYFIPLLDARRMEVYSTVFDNTLTEIRETRAEIIDAHSFQEYIEKGKVLLLGSGAEKCKELLNGENISFNSSLVPSAKEMGALSFEKYKEKDFEDVAYFEPYYLKDFILQGKK